In Silene latifolia isolate original U9 population chromosome X, ASM4854445v1, whole genome shotgun sequence, the following proteins share a genomic window:
- the LOC141623052 gene encoding uncharacterized protein LOC141623052 isoform X1, which yields MLKRQKMPTFSAIQLDRFLEPGATTNTTTTAKTTSLQKKNENLLLEDAFPKLERRNTTSLPPLDDFKSSSSRFDVPPPHPQLRRRNSVASTPQFSHVTVRPPLTPALYTTPEPTPLPLSPTSSFPPSSPFLINHKRRGPRLSKSFSEHRVADAVSSEVGHTRSLSEENISLERIEDVINEAVEKSSSGENGVENGGTEKVEEDEAKGGIGSGLESDDFFDPQESMSFSSSIDTEDCGGVGGAERSAKANTPMGEFYDAWEELSSDSGQQSAQRSLSDVETELREMRLTLLMEIEKRKQVEEAVHSMQSQWQMLREKLGTVGVLLPADLAVSGEGSQSDVSLTEDICRQIHLARFVSESIGRGIARAEVEAEMEAQLEVKNFEIARLFDRLHYYETMNREMSQRNQEAVEVARHDRQKRRRRQKWVWGSIASAITLGSAALIWSYLPGGNTSSAPIYADASEPNSDAQ from the exons ATGCTAAAG AGGCAGAAGATGCCAACGTTCTCAGCTATACAGCTAGATCGATTCCTGGAACCTGGagcaacaacaaacacaacaacaacCGCAAAAACGACGTCGTTACAGAAGAAAAACGAGAATCTTCTTCTAGAAGATGCGTTTCCGAAGCTTGAACGGCGTAATACGACGTCGTTGCCGCCATTAGATGATTTCAAATCTTCTTCTAGTAGGTTCGACGTACCGCCGCCGCATCCTCAGCTTCGTCGCCGTAACTCCGTCGCATCGACGCCGCAATTCAGTCACGTGACAGTACGACCGCCGTTAACTCCAGCGTTATACACGACACCAGAGCCAACGCCGTTACCTTTGTCTCCGACGTCTTCGTTTCCGCCTTCTTCTCCTTTCCTTATCAATCACAAGCGCCGCGGTCCGCGTCTGTCGAAGAGCTTCTCAGAACACCGCGTGGCCGACGCTGTCTCGTCGGAGGTCGGACATACGAGGAGTTTGTCGGAGGAGAATATTTCTCTGGAGCGAATCGAGGACGTGATTAATGAGGCGGTGGAGAAAAGCAGTAGCGGTGAGAACGGTGTGGAAAATGGAGGAACGGAGAAGGTGGAAGAAGACGAGGCGAAAGGAGGAATTGGAAGTGGTTTGGAGAGTGATGATTTCTTTGATCCACAGGAGTCCATGAGTTTTTCGAGTTCGATTGATACGGAGGattgtggtggtgttggtggtgctGAGAGGTCTGCTAAAGCTAATACTCCTATGGGGGAGTTTTATGATGCTTGGGAAg AACTATCCTCTGATAGCGGGCAGCAATCTGCACAACGCTCCCTAAGTGATGTTGAAACTGAACTCCGGGAAATGAGGCTGACCTTGTTGATGGAAATTGAAAAACGGAAGCAAGTCGAAGAAGCGGTGCATAGTATGCAAAGCCAGTGGCAAATGCTGAGAGAGAAGTTGGGGACTGTTGGTGTGCTTCTCCCAGCTGATTTAGCTGTTTCAGGAGAGGGAAGTCAATCAGACGTGAGTCTCACTGAAGATATTTGTCGACAAATCCATTTGGCACGTTTTGTTTCAGAATCTATTGGGAGAGGAATTGCAAGAGCTGAAGTTGAGGCAGAGATGGAAGCTCAGCTGGAAGTCAAGAATTTTGAAATTGCTCGTTTATTTGATAGATTGCACTATTACGAGACTATGAACAGGGAGATGTCTCAGAGGAACCAAGAAGCTGTTG AAGTTGCACGACATGATAGGCAGAAGAGGAGAAGAAGACAGAAGTGGGTGTGGGGTTCAATTGCGTCAGCAATTACGCTTGGCAGTGCAGCGTTGATATGGTCTTATCTGCCAGGTGGAAACACATCATCTGCACCCATATATGCTGATGCTTCTGAGCCTAACAGCGATGCGCAGTGA
- the LOC141623049 gene encoding lipid phosphate phosphatase epsilon 2, chloroplastic-like isoform X1, with the protein MSAANLLTNSLILTFPTKSNYPTKFNSLSFSLSLSLHHQSSSLNSCNSHKFISGKPNFSHKRGLMGERVFKIQALGSGDSEDNIRVLEQENLVDGSSPFQSSDFESYLNRLSKWLVAAIFGAVILWRHDPEAVWAVMGSVLNSVLSVVLKRMLNQERPVSNRRSDPGMPSSHAQSIFFAAVFVIISMVEWLGVNEFTLIFAAVSLALGSYFSWLRVAQRFHTVSQVAVGAILGACFSLLWAWSWDVFVSDAFTSLLWVRIAIFLGSAICCLGFLVYVVLNWFTEER; encoded by the exons ATGTCAGCAGCAAACTTGTTAACCAATTCCTTAATCTTAACATTTCCCACTaaatcaaattacccaactaaatttAATTCTCTTTCATTTTCACTTTCCCTCTCATTGCACCATCAATCTTCTTCCCTAAATTCATGTAATTCCCATAAATTCATTTCTGGGAAACCCAATTTCTCCCATAAAAGAGGGTTGATGGGGGAAAGGGTATTCAAAATCCAAGCTTTAGGGTCTGGGGATTCTGAGGATAATATTAGGGTTCTTGAACAAGAGAATTTGGTTGATGGGTCTTCTCCTTTTCAATCTTCTGATTTTGAATCCTATCTTAATCGTTTG AGTAAATGGCTTGTGGCTGCTATTTTTGGTGCTGTCATCCTCTGGAGACATGATCCTGAAGCCGTCTGGGCTGTCATGGGGTCTGTTCTAAATTCTGTGCTCTCAGTTGTTTTGAAGAGAATGCTAAACCAAGAGCGGCCTGTTTCCAACCGGAGGTCAGACCCTGGCATGCCATCTTCCCATGCACAGTCCATCTTTTTCGCTGCCGTGTTTGTTATTATTTCAA TGGTGGAATGGCTGGGAGTGAATGAATTCACTTTGATCTTTGCTGCGGTTTCTCTGGCACTTGGTTCATATTTT TCATGGTTACGAGTTGCACAGCGGTTCCATACAGTCAGTCAGGTAGCTGTAGGTGCTATTTTAGGTGCCTGCTTCTCCCTCTTGTGGGCATGGTCCTGGGACGTGTTCGTCTCTGATGCATTCACTTCTCTTTTGTGGGTTCGAATTGCGATTTTTCTGGGGTCTGCTATTTGTTGCCTCGGCTTTCTTGTTTACGTTGTACTTAACTGGTTCACCGAAGAACGATGA
- the LOC141623051 gene encoding mannan endo-1,4-beta-mannosidase 7-like, translating to MRKLSVFLILTLVSQQCHFSTKVEARGENGFIKVRGTHFYLNGSPYYANGFNAYWLMYMASNPSQRYLVSNVFRDASSHGLTVARTWAFNDGADRALQVSPGYYNEKAFRGLDFVVAEARRYGIKLIMSMSNNYESYGGKKQYVNWARNQGQYLTSDDDFFTNSVVKSFFKNHIKRVINRYNTITGVMYKNDPTIMAWELMNEPRCTSDQSGRTIQAWITEMAAHVKSIDRNHLLEAGLEGFYGLSHPEKMKLNLNLNIGTDFIANNLVPWIDFATLHAYPDQWMSNSDDQAQLGFVNKWITSHIADSQTILKKPLLLTEFGKSNQDPGFNTYKRDQLFYSVYRNIYSSVKRGGPIAGGLFWQLLTKGLESYGDGYTIILTQDSSTANIVAQQSRKLNLIRKYFAKQRNIALWKMARRLRKGGRAKHIGK from the exons ATGAGAAAGTTGAGTGTATTTCTAATACTAACACTAGTGAGCCAACAATGTCATTTTTCCACAAAAGTTGAAGCTAGAGGAGAAAATGGGTTCATTAAAGTCAGAGGAACCCATTTCTATCTAAATGGGTCACCATATTATGCAAATGGGTTCAATGCTTACTGGCTCATGTACATGGCTTCTAACCCTTCTCAGCGTTACTTGGTTTCTAATGTTTTTCGTGACGCTTCGAGTCATGGCCTCACAGTGGCTCGAACGTGGGCTTTCAATGATGGAGCTGATCGCGCTCTTCAAGTCTCTCCTGGCTACTACAATGAGAAAGCCTTCAGG GGGCTAGATTTTGTGGTGGCCGAAGCAAGACGATATGGTATAAAATTGATAATGAGCATGTCGAATAACTACGAGAGCTATGGTGGAAAGAAACAGTATGTGAATTGGGCAAGGAATCAAGGACAGTATCTTACTTCTGATGATGACTTCTTCACTAATTCTGTTGTCAAGAGCTTCTTTAAGAACCATATTAAG AGAGTTATTAACAGATACAACACAATAACTGGGGTGATGTATAAGAATGATCCTACAATCATGGCTTGGGAGCTTATGAATGAGCCGCGATGCACTTCCGATCAATCTGGGAGAACCATTCAG GCTTGGATAACTGAGATGGCTGCTCACGTTAAGTCAATTGATCGAAATCACTTGCTTGAAGCCGGCTTAGAAGGATTCTATGGATTATCTCACCCCGAGAAAATGAAGCTCAATCTAAACCTCAACATCGGAACAGACTTCATTGCAAACAATCTAGTTCCATGGATTGACTTCGCAACACTTCATGCATATCCCGATCAATG GATGTCAAATTCCGATGATCAAGCTCAGCTCGGATTTGTGAACAAATGGATAACATCCCACATTGCGGATTCCCAAACCATACTGAAGAAGCCGTTGCTGTTAACAGAGTTCGGAAAATCAAACCAAGATCCCGGTTTCAACACCTACAAAAGGGACCAACTATTTTACAGTGTGTACCGAAACATATACTCATCAGTTAAGAGAGGAGGCCCTATTGCTGGCGGGTTGTTCTGGCAGCTCTTAACCAAAGGATTGGAGTCTTACGGCGATGGCTACACAATCATTCTAACCCAGGATTCTTCAACTGCTAACATTGTTGCCCAACAGTCACGTAAACTCAATCTAATTAGGAAGTACTTTGCGAAACAGAGGAATATCGCGTTGTGGAAGATGGCTAGAAGGTTGAGGAAGGGTGGCCGAGCTAAGCATATTGGCAAGTGA
- the LOC141623049 gene encoding lipid phosphate phosphatase epsilon 2, chloroplastic-like isoform X2 encodes MEERVFKIQALETGDSKENISVLEQENLVDGSSSVQSYNLFYDFESTLNRLSKWLVAAIFGAVILWRHDPEAVWAVMGSVLNSVLSVVLKRMLNQERPVSNRRSDPGMPSSHAQSIFFAAVFVIISMVEWLGVNEFTLIFAAVSLALGSYFSWLRVAQRFHTVSQVAVGAILGACFSLLWAWSWDVFVSDAFTSLLWVRIAIFLGSAICCLGFLVYVVLNWFTEER; translated from the exons ATGGAGGAAAGGGTATTCAAAATCCAAGCTTTAGAGACTGGGGATTCTAAGGAAAATATTAGTGTTCTTGAACAAGAGAATTTGGTTGATGGGTCGTCTTCTGTTCAATCTTACAATCTTTTTTATGATTTTGAATCCACTCTTAATCGTTTG AGTAAATGGCTTGTGGCTGCTATTTTTGGTGCTGTCATCCTCTGGAGACATGATCCTGAAGCCGTCTGGGCTGTCATGGGGTCTGTTCTAAATTCTGTGCTCTCAGTTGTTTTGAAGAGAATGCTAAACCAAGAGCGGCCTGTTTCCAACCGGAGGTCAGACCCTGGCATGCCATCTTCCCATGCACAGTCCATCTTTTTCGCTGCCGTGTTTGTTATTATTTCAA TGGTGGAATGGCTGGGAGTGAATGAATTCACTTTGATCTTTGCTGCGGTTTCTCTGGCACTTGGTTCATATTTT TCATGGTTACGAGTTGCACAGCGGTTCCATACAGTCAGTCAGGTAGCTGTAGGTGCTATTTTAGGTGCCTGCTTCTCCCTCTTGTGGGCATGGTCCTGGGACGTGTTCGTCTCTGATGCATTCACTTCTCTTTTGTGGGTTCGAATTGCGATTTTTCTGGGGTCTGCTATTTGTTGCCTCGGCTTTCTTGTTTACGTTGTACTTAACTGGTTCACCGAAGAACGATGA
- the LOC141623052 gene encoding uncharacterized protein LOC141623052 isoform X2: MPTFSAIQLDRFLEPGATTNTTTTAKTTSLQKKNENLLLEDAFPKLERRNTTSLPPLDDFKSSSSRFDVPPPHPQLRRRNSVASTPQFSHVTVRPPLTPALYTTPEPTPLPLSPTSSFPPSSPFLINHKRRGPRLSKSFSEHRVADAVSSEVGHTRSLSEENISLERIEDVINEAVEKSSSGENGVENGGTEKVEEDEAKGGIGSGLESDDFFDPQESMSFSSSIDTEDCGGVGGAERSAKANTPMGEFYDAWEELSSDSGQQSAQRSLSDVETELREMRLTLLMEIEKRKQVEEAVHSMQSQWQMLREKLGTVGVLLPADLAVSGEGSQSDVSLTEDICRQIHLARFVSESIGRGIARAEVEAEMEAQLEVKNFEIARLFDRLHYYETMNREMSQRNQEAVEVARHDRQKRRRRQKWVWGSIASAITLGSAALIWSYLPGGNTSSAPIYADASEPNSDAQ, encoded by the exons ATGCCAACGTTCTCAGCTATACAGCTAGATCGATTCCTGGAACCTGGagcaacaacaaacacaacaacaacCGCAAAAACGACGTCGTTACAGAAGAAAAACGAGAATCTTCTTCTAGAAGATGCGTTTCCGAAGCTTGAACGGCGTAATACGACGTCGTTGCCGCCATTAGATGATTTCAAATCTTCTTCTAGTAGGTTCGACGTACCGCCGCCGCATCCTCAGCTTCGTCGCCGTAACTCCGTCGCATCGACGCCGCAATTCAGTCACGTGACAGTACGACCGCCGTTAACTCCAGCGTTATACACGACACCAGAGCCAACGCCGTTACCTTTGTCTCCGACGTCTTCGTTTCCGCCTTCTTCTCCTTTCCTTATCAATCACAAGCGCCGCGGTCCGCGTCTGTCGAAGAGCTTCTCAGAACACCGCGTGGCCGACGCTGTCTCGTCGGAGGTCGGACATACGAGGAGTTTGTCGGAGGAGAATATTTCTCTGGAGCGAATCGAGGACGTGATTAATGAGGCGGTGGAGAAAAGCAGTAGCGGTGAGAACGGTGTGGAAAATGGAGGAACGGAGAAGGTGGAAGAAGACGAGGCGAAAGGAGGAATTGGAAGTGGTTTGGAGAGTGATGATTTCTTTGATCCACAGGAGTCCATGAGTTTTTCGAGTTCGATTGATACGGAGGattgtggtggtgttggtggtgctGAGAGGTCTGCTAAAGCTAATACTCCTATGGGGGAGTTTTATGATGCTTGGGAAg AACTATCCTCTGATAGCGGGCAGCAATCTGCACAACGCTCCCTAAGTGATGTTGAAACTGAACTCCGGGAAATGAGGCTGACCTTGTTGATGGAAATTGAAAAACGGAAGCAAGTCGAAGAAGCGGTGCATAGTATGCAAAGCCAGTGGCAAATGCTGAGAGAGAAGTTGGGGACTGTTGGTGTGCTTCTCCCAGCTGATTTAGCTGTTTCAGGAGAGGGAAGTCAATCAGACGTGAGTCTCACTGAAGATATTTGTCGACAAATCCATTTGGCACGTTTTGTTTCAGAATCTATTGGGAGAGGAATTGCAAGAGCTGAAGTTGAGGCAGAGATGGAAGCTCAGCTGGAAGTCAAGAATTTTGAAATTGCTCGTTTATTTGATAGATTGCACTATTACGAGACTATGAACAGGGAGATGTCTCAGAGGAACCAAGAAGCTGTTG AAGTTGCACGACATGATAGGCAGAAGAGGAGAAGAAGACAGAAGTGGGTGTGGGGTTCAATTGCGTCAGCAATTACGCTTGGCAGTGCAGCGTTGATATGGTCTTATCTGCCAGGTGGAAACACATCATCTGCACCCATATATGCTGATGCTTCTGAGCCTAACAGCGATGCGCAGTGA